The Eleutherodactylus coqui strain aEleCoq1 chromosome 6, aEleCoq1.hap1, whole genome shotgun sequence genome window below encodes:
- the LOC136571819 gene encoding intelectin-2-like codes for MEFFVLLLFYPSTPDLFFASTSEIDKSAAFVGIRVRPATSVVQRIDIKLHDTNAKDGIYTLTTLYGLTYETYCDMTTDGGGWTLVASVHENNMYGKSPNGDRWSSQQSNNPNFPEGEGNWANFAIFGTAEGATSDDYKNPRYYDIRVKDVGIWQVPNKTPLSLWNISTLLRYRTNNGRLATAPPIQNMCALGEAKCAYEWVVGRWAEYIPGYIQFRVFNYEKAALALCPRMKAIGCNTEHFCIGGGGYFPEQDPRQCGHFAAWHYDGYGTHEGSSTSKEITEAAVLIFHC; via the exons ATGGAATTCTTTGTACTTCTTCTCTTCTATCCATCCACCCCTGATCTCTTCTTTGCATCCACTTCC GAAATCGACAAATCAGCAGCGTTTGTTGGGATAAGGGTCCGGCCAGCAACATCTGTGGTTCAGCGCATTGATATTAAGCTACATGATACAAATGCTAAAG ATGGGATTTACACTCTGACAACACTATATGGATTGACCTATGAGACTTATTGTGATATGACTACTGATGGTGGAGGCTGGACATTGGTGGCTAGTGTCCACGAGAATAATATGTATGGAAAAAGCCCAAATGGAGATCGTTGGTCTAGTCAACAAAGTAACAACCCTAATTTCCCAGAAGGCGAGGGTAACTGGGCAAACTTTGCAATATTTGGAACAGCGGAAGGAGCCACCAGTGATGACTACAAG AACCCCAGATATTATGATATCAGAGTAAAAGATGTTGGTATATGGCAAGTACCTAATAAAACACCGCTATCGCTTTGGAACATCTCAACTCTTCTAAGGTATCGAACAAATAATGG AAGACTGGCAACAGCTCCCCCTATTCAGAACATGTGCGCACTTGGTGAAGCCAAGTGTGCATATGAATGGGTGGTGGGCAGGTGGG CTGAATATATTCCGGGTTATATTCAGTTCCGTGTGTTCAACTATGAGAAGGCGGCGCTGGCTCTGTGTCCTAGGATGAAAGCTATTGGGTGTAATACTGAACAT TTCTGCATCGGAGGTGGTGGATACTTCCCAGAACAAGATCCACGCCAGTGTGGACACTTTGCTGCATGGCACTATGATGGATACGGGACACATGAAGGATCCAGTACAAGCAAAGAGATCACCGAAGCGGCTGTCCTCATATTTCATTGTTAG